In the Pseudomonas orientalis genome, one interval contains:
- a CDS encoding KAP family P-loop NTPase fold protein translates to MWADVDTNKDFLNYSEVADLVVNVIRDPSMRPVTVGVFGSWGTGKSTLLNLIEGELSPPDSGSDFIVVRFDAWLYQGFDDSRAALMEVIASTLIEAARDSETVLPKAQKLFSRVNKIRALGLLVEGSALAMGMPAFGLGAKGMEALGKIFSGDFDGESIGTLKDEGAKAKDHLKGLLADEKQQTPPKQIAAFRSEFSEVLTGLNKTLVVFVDNLDRCLPKQTIHTLEALRLFLFMNHTAFVVAADEEMVRHSVSEHFKDPGDRHITDYLDKLIQVPVRVPMLGVQEVRAYLFMLFASAGNKVAAKHVEALRAGLEENLRKAWKDEPLTTEKALGLLGADVPIEVKEAFPIADRMAPMLANSGSVLGNPRIVKRMLNVVRMRVRVAKLREMPVNEALIAKVALFERCMDEKAVAHLYSVINRAAGGKPEILANLEGLVEDADGFETECPDVWKTKDNLLKDWVRLEPLLSTEDLRPIVYLSRETTPLRILRAGLSSEAAEAFAVLKRITNTSSPSAKAALQAIPSNEQVAVMVQLIESMRAHSDWSSKAAGFDGAQLLADKSQEAGTLLSDFIHTIMPDKLKPWMSARVKDKRWFRSQERK, encoded by the coding sequence ATGTGGGCTGATGTCGATACGAACAAGGATTTTCTCAACTATTCGGAAGTCGCAGACCTCGTGGTCAATGTCATCCGTGACCCGTCAATGCGGCCAGTAACCGTAGGCGTTTTCGGGTCATGGGGAACCGGAAAATCTACGCTTTTAAACCTGATTGAGGGCGAGTTGAGTCCACCCGATAGCGGGTCGGATTTTATAGTGGTTCGCTTCGATGCTTGGCTTTATCAAGGGTTTGACGATTCCCGTGCAGCACTGATGGAAGTCATTGCTTCAACTTTGATCGAAGCAGCCCGAGATTCAGAAACCGTTCTTCCCAAAGCCCAAAAGCTTTTTTCACGTGTGAACAAAATACGTGCGTTGGGGCTTCTGGTTGAGGGCAGTGCTTTGGCGATGGGAATGCCTGCGTTTGGGTTGGGCGCCAAGGGGATGGAAGCACTGGGTAAGATTTTCTCTGGTGATTTTGATGGCGAGTCAATCGGTACTCTGAAGGATGAAGGCGCGAAAGCCAAAGACCATCTCAAGGGGTTGCTGGCTGATGAGAAGCAGCAGACTCCTCCTAAGCAAATTGCGGCTTTCCGCTCTGAATTCTCCGAAGTGTTGACTGGGCTGAATAAGACGCTGGTCGTCTTCGTTGACAACCTGGACCGTTGCCTACCTAAACAGACTATTCATACCCTAGAAGCTTTGCGACTTTTCCTGTTCATGAACCATACGGCATTCGTGGTCGCCGCTGACGAAGAGATGGTCCGGCATTCTGTAAGCGAGCATTTTAAAGATCCAGGTGATCGGCACATAACCGATTACCTTGACAAGCTCATTCAAGTACCTGTGCGTGTGCCAATGCTAGGTGTGCAGGAGGTTAGGGCCTACCTTTTCATGCTTTTCGCCTCTGCTGGCAACAAGGTGGCTGCCAAACATGTAGAAGCCCTTCGTGCTGGTCTTGAAGAAAATTTACGCAAGGCTTGGAAAGATGAGCCGTTAACTACAGAGAAAGCGCTTGGCCTGCTGGGCGCTGATGTACCGATTGAGGTCAAGGAAGCTTTTCCTATCGCCGACCGAATGGCACCCATGCTTGCCAACTCAGGATCGGTTCTTGGCAATCCCAGAATTGTGAAACGGATGCTGAACGTTGTGCGCATGAGGGTCCGTGTCGCGAAGCTCCGTGAAATGCCAGTGAACGAGGCACTCATCGCAAAGGTCGCGCTATTTGAACGCTGTATGGATGAGAAAGCCGTTGCTCATCTTTATTCAGTGATCAATAGGGCCGCTGGTGGGAAACCTGAAATTCTTGCCAATCTAGAAGGCCTTGTCGAAGATGCTGACGGATTCGAAACTGAGTGTCCTGACGTATGGAAAACAAAGGACAATCTGCTGAAAGACTGGGTTCGTCTTGAACCTTTGCTGTCGACCGAAGACTTGAGGCCCATTGTTTACCTGAGCCGAGAGACAACTCCTTTGAGGATTCTTCGTGCCGGTTTGTCGTCAGAGGCTGCGGAAGCTTTCGCAGTACTAAAGCGAATTACCAACACATCCTCTCCTTCGGCGAAGGCAGCCCTTCAAGCGATCCCTTCAAATGAACAGGTGGCAGTCATGGTCCAGCTGATTGAGTCAATGCGTGCCCATTCAGATTGGTCCAGTAAAGCCGCAGGCTTCGATGGCGCCCAGCTTCTTGCAGACAAGTCACAGGAGGCAGGTACGCTTTTGTCCGACTTCATCCACACGATCATGCCTGACAAGCTCAAGCCTTGGATGAGCGCAAGGGTCAAAGACAAGCGCTGGTTCAGGTCGCAGGAGCGGAAGTGA
- a CDS encoding restriction endonuclease: MDDDEEIRKELPVAFGNPTPYQPIPRKSLVELVAPFLHATIGQLYLGPSGISEDGIPWIVLVTRDIKRPTLYRQAGRIGLLGWRWNTSPSCIFSLTAMGLKEPTPHVRWMAPSEDAVVCAFRTSGRFRVCMAHPTGTYSGWFDAVFSVGEPKGPRVPSTRALQRQWTFPIPGIPYSRQGVRFDAMERTNRDWDNEVPLWADTVSDVWATLQGNGPWTSDLEESDKKTADWAKHFHHKRARAAGFILAIRQRTEAGEEHCIFDAHGEWCYGGIIDDAIGELLQQHFTLKCWLERVLGTDTDAKLAHEAAVSLLNTPADIFAFSASFMKRLRETGDFLIAGALQHSLEAALLDPRITELGAKRPWLKNLGNSELGLRTIPLDTSCPREDLDTLWQSGLEFVDLLDAGEWFGPTDLPAPLSIVNQALESVRVEGSVEEAYERALQLLHEAQEARQWSIPWGARVEIQFGPFVALRVFEQEGEFSCHFLDGNDRYFQVAIGLGNGTPRISGLQLIRHSGDETEWNDDAEVSLQLIAAAIVRDFLVVEDRESVFSAKAHRSRSRGQQRKAHTVIYLPRVRYGHLRNDRLPVDSMAVQARSKHKVSSHIRRADNASATQRFLAQRYGLSLPQGFTFVRPHERGIGGLTERLKVYRSRSASRMIFEEMSTTPVGSRPAWFDFEKACARYLQEQGKTVIHQSANRDGDGGVDLFAMDQDGQSWVVQCKCWSLHRPVGPDVIRELVGAIWRADRDGTSLSRGMIMTTSRLTPGAALEAAAANFLVVEGLGGDRS, from the coding sequence ATGGACGATGACGAAGAAATCAGGAAGGAATTGCCAGTCGCTTTCGGTAACCCTACACCTTATCAGCCCATCCCAAGAAAATCGCTTGTCGAATTAGTTGCTCCTTTTCTTCACGCAACCATCGGACAGCTTTATTTGGGGCCATCAGGCATTTCGGAGGATGGCATACCTTGGATCGTGTTGGTCACACGTGACATCAAGCGTCCTACCCTTTATCGACAGGCTGGTAGAATCGGTCTGCTTGGCTGGAGATGGAACACATCTCCCTCATGCATTTTCAGTCTTACGGCTATGGGCTTGAAGGAGCCCACCCCTCATGTTCGCTGGATGGCTCCGTCCGAAGACGCTGTAGTGTGTGCCTTTCGAACGAGCGGGCGATTCAGAGTGTGCATGGCGCATCCAACCGGTACTTACAGCGGTTGGTTTGACGCAGTTTTCTCCGTGGGTGAGCCAAAAGGGCCTCGCGTTCCCTCTACTCGGGCACTACAGCGTCAATGGACGTTTCCTATTCCGGGAATACCCTATTCGAGACAGGGCGTCCGATTCGATGCTATGGAGAGGACAAATCGTGACTGGGACAATGAGGTTCCGTTATGGGCTGACACAGTTAGTGATGTGTGGGCGACGCTCCAAGGTAACGGCCCCTGGACCAGTGATCTAGAGGAAAGTGACAAGAAAACTGCTGATTGGGCAAAACACTTCCATCATAAACGTGCGCGTGCCGCAGGGTTTATTCTCGCCATCCGGCAGCGCACTGAGGCGGGCGAAGAGCACTGTATTTTTGATGCCCATGGCGAGTGGTGCTACGGCGGGATCATCGACGACGCCATAGGTGAACTCCTCCAGCAACACTTCACATTGAAGTGTTGGCTCGAAAGAGTTTTAGGCACTGACACCGATGCAAAACTGGCGCACGAGGCTGCTGTTTCCCTGCTCAATACCCCGGCTGATATTTTCGCGTTTTCAGCAAGCTTCATGAAGCGTCTGCGTGAAACTGGCGACTTTCTTATCGCAGGAGCGTTACAGCACAGCTTAGAAGCCGCGTTACTAGATCCTAGGATCACCGAATTAGGAGCAAAAAGACCGTGGCTAAAAAACCTCGGTAATTCTGAATTAGGTTTGCGGACCATCCCACTGGATACGTCATGTCCGAGAGAGGACCTAGACACTCTCTGGCAGAGTGGATTGGAGTTCGTAGATCTGTTGGATGCTGGAGAATGGTTTGGTCCTACAGATTTGCCCGCACCGTTGAGTATTGTCAACCAAGCGCTGGAGTCGGTTCGAGTTGAGGGATCTGTTGAGGAAGCCTACGAACGAGCACTACAGCTCCTTCATGAAGCTCAGGAGGCGCGCCAATGGTCGATTCCTTGGGGCGCTAGGGTTGAGATTCAATTCGGCCCCTTTGTTGCCCTAAGAGTTTTCGAACAAGAAGGTGAGTTCTCCTGCCACTTTCTCGACGGCAATGATCGTTATTTCCAGGTTGCGATTGGTTTGGGTAACGGCACCCCACGTATAAGCGGCTTACAACTGATACGTCATTCCGGTGATGAAACTGAGTGGAATGACGACGCAGAAGTCAGTTTGCAGCTCATTGCTGCGGCTATCGTTCGTGATTTCTTGGTGGTTGAGGACCGCGAAAGCGTATTTAGTGCCAAAGCACATCGCTCGCGCTCGCGTGGACAGCAGAGGAAGGCACATACCGTCATCTATCTCCCAAGAGTTCGATACGGCCATTTGAGAAATGACAGGCTCCCGGTTGACAGCATGGCGGTACAAGCTAGATCAAAGCATAAGGTCAGCTCTCACATCCGGCGTGCCGATAATGCTTCGGCGACGCAACGATTTTTAGCTCAGCGTTACGGCCTATCGCTACCTCAAGGATTCACATTTGTTCGGCCACATGAGCGTGGTATTGGTGGCCTGACCGAGCGGCTGAAAGTTTACAGAAGTCGATCTGCGTCGCGGATGATCTTCGAGGAGATGAGTACTACCCCGGTTGGAAGCAGACCGGCCTGGTTCGATTTTGAGAAGGCCTGTGCCAGGTATCTACAAGAGCAAGGAAAAACGGTCATTCACCAGTCCGCAAACCGCGATGGTGATGGAGGTGTCGACCTATTCGCAATGGATCAGGATGGCCAGTCCTGGGTGGTCCAGTGTAAATGTTGGTCTCTCCATCGTCCTGTTGGACCAGACGTGATTAGAGAGCTAGTAGGGGCAATTTGGAGGGCAGATCGTGATGGGACCAGCCTAAGCCGGGGAATGATCATGACCACTAGCAGATTGACCCCAGGCGCAGCCTTAGAAGCTGCTGCGGCTAATTTTTTAGTTGTTGAAGGTTTGGGGGGAGATCGGTCGTAA
- a CDS encoding ComEC/Rec2 family competence protein, whose amino-acid sequence MPVSVRVLKAFHGDCIFITVELGTVTERILIDGGPQTTFGASPQGELRALLNELEAQDKKIDLVILTHVDDDHIGGLIKAFEVNDGLSKLARKVIFNSGRLIHEHFKVPIDPSKEISGNFTQSKNTSITQGNTLERLLKNLGVWHKSVIKQGDTNSLESCELIFLTPNEGELKKLLAKWEKEQPSPFTSASNTDWKKSYKELLEQDTFKEDNSTTNGSSISFILKVGEQNFLFLGDAHPTSIIQGLATLGYDSKTPIKAEIVKLSHHGSKGNTSFELLNAIDCLNYIVSTDASRHSLPNKTTFARIHSKNSNSVIFFNYKSVISSIYTNEELTQLRGHVMALPGELSFA is encoded by the coding sequence ATGCCAGTTAGCGTTCGCGTGTTGAAAGCGTTTCACGGCGATTGCATATTTATAACCGTTGAGTTAGGAACAGTCACGGAGAGAATTTTGATCGATGGGGGTCCACAGACTACCTTCGGAGCCTCTCCACAGGGAGAACTCAGAGCCCTACTTAATGAGCTAGAAGCTCAGGATAAAAAAATTGATCTTGTCATACTCACTCATGTTGACGATGACCATATAGGTGGCTTGATAAAGGCTTTTGAGGTCAACGACGGTCTGAGCAAGCTTGCACGCAAAGTAATTTTTAATTCTGGGCGACTTATCCACGAACACTTCAAAGTCCCGATAGACCCTAGCAAAGAAATATCAGGAAATTTCACCCAATCCAAAAACACCTCAATTACTCAAGGGAACACACTAGAGCGATTACTAAAAAACCTTGGGGTATGGCATAAAAGCGTAATAAAGCAAGGTGATACAAACTCTCTTGAAAGCTGCGAGTTAATATTTCTAACACCTAACGAGGGGGAGCTAAAGAAACTGCTTGCAAAATGGGAAAAAGAACAACCAAGCCCCTTCACCTCTGCGTCAAACACCGATTGGAAAAAGAGCTACAAAGAGCTTCTTGAGCAAGACACATTCAAGGAGGATAACTCAACAACAAACGGTAGCTCTATCTCTTTCATTCTAAAAGTGGGCGAGCAAAATTTTCTTTTTTTAGGTGATGCTCATCCGACCAGTATCATCCAAGGTTTAGCAACGCTGGGATACGACTCCAAAACCCCTATCAAAGCGGAAATAGTAAAACTTTCGCATCACGGTAGCAAAGGTAACACCAGCTTTGAACTACTGAACGCAATAGACTGCTTGAACTACATAGTTAGCACTGATGCAAGTCGACACAGCTTACCAAACAAGACAACTTTTGCACGAATTCACAGTAAAAATTCAAACTCAGTGATATTCTTCAATTATAAATCAGTAATATCAAGCATTTACACGAATGAAGAACTGACTCAGTTGAGAGGTCATGTCATGGCACTACCTGGAGAGCTGAGCTTTGCCTGA
- a CDS encoding ABC-three component system protein has product MPEQIEKIRSHVVMVNDGSGVLIQPAFGDHSYILTAKHVLETDENSGEYHGISEITVIGMNGDTIDLAECVLSTDNDIAILVTSTKLDSNLQIAVSKPERNKRVLYYGYPATRRTLEPRDKLRGYPGQITEVEGDRFSLALDGEPLWGEVAGASGGGVFVEIGGDIFLQGIESRVEGVVDREFHGRVICTPIAMVEKIISEARLEKIHPPSMTSFIGLVDKTFRCFAQAEDPNNLIFLISQLQERGYLLSSANGINPFTLYEKFKKKLLVNDCPEQNLYNEELWIAYFEFLIISCLIDDIEFDSVDFSYIDENSTRRRFLFSTDQENWVWKLMDIFRSDFRGLKRGGKIVVSSGDSAPKHEARPSSLERVVVDIGRRQKSEIMVDSGITNPAIDFKVYNLTGLHRLCVVNDDEQFSEYYAGNEQYGNVELMALVKELYNAYI; this is encoded by the coding sequence TTGCCTGAGCAAATTGAAAAAATACGCTCGCATGTTGTGATGGTTAACGACGGAAGCGGCGTACTAATCCAACCAGCGTTTGGCGACCACAGCTACATACTCACTGCCAAACACGTGCTGGAAACTGATGAGAACTCGGGAGAATACCATGGCATCAGTGAAATCACCGTAATAGGAATGAACGGAGATACAATTGATTTAGCAGAATGTGTACTCAGCACTGATAATGACATTGCAATATTGGTCACAAGTACTAAGCTAGACTCCAACCTGCAAATTGCAGTATCAAAACCGGAGAGAAACAAAAGAGTCCTTTATTACGGATATCCTGCTACCCGTCGGACCCTAGAACCTCGGGATAAATTAAGGGGGTACCCAGGGCAAATCACTGAAGTTGAAGGAGACAGATTTTCTTTAGCACTTGACGGAGAGCCACTTTGGGGTGAAGTAGCTGGAGCCTCTGGCGGGGGCGTATTCGTCGAGATTGGGGGGGATATTTTTCTCCAGGGAATTGAGTCGCGAGTCGAAGGCGTTGTCGACCGTGAGTTTCATGGAAGGGTGATCTGTACTCCCATAGCTATGGTCGAAAAGATCATCTCGGAAGCAAGGCTCGAAAAGATACACCCTCCATCTATGACTAGTTTTATTGGGCTAGTAGACAAGACATTCCGTTGCTTCGCACAAGCCGAAGACCCGAACAACCTTATATTCCTCATAAGTCAACTTCAAGAGCGCGGATACCTGCTCAGTTCAGCGAATGGAATAAACCCTTTTACGCTTTATGAAAAGTTCAAGAAGAAGCTATTAGTCAACGATTGCCCAGAGCAGAATCTTTACAATGAGGAGCTTTGGATAGCATATTTTGAGTTCTTAATAATCAGCTGCTTAATAGATGATATTGAGTTTGACTCTGTCGATTTTTCGTACATTGACGAGAACTCCACCCGACGAAGATTTTTGTTTTCGACAGATCAAGAAAACTGGGTGTGGAAGCTGATGGATATCTTCCGATCCGATTTTCGAGGACTTAAACGCGGCGGGAAAATTGTAGTCAGCAGTGGGGATAGCGCCCCAAAGCATGAAGCTCGCCCGTCGTCTTTAGAAAGGGTTGTTGTTGATATCGGACGCAGACAAAAGAGTGAAATCATGGTCGACTCGGGAATCACAAATCCAGCAATTGACTTTAAAGTTTATAACTTAACAGGCTTACATAGACTTTGCGTAGTGAATGACGACGAACAATTCTCTGAGTACTACGCCGGGAACGAGCAATACGGAAATGTAGAATTAATGGCCTTAGTCAAAGAACTCTATAATGCATATATCTAA
- a CDS encoding ABC-three component system middle component 1, translated as MHISKSAQSIEFLSAQFPRAAFSLYRSEPENYISCFVCWIKDEADLLFLWKKVASVIAYEYQSELESKFDAWNIYLAFVTPSSIAKTTKYEIENDKFSMRKLVVSEAQSTFDPETHLNNEILGSDLKLSPVFSYSPRIDEAEVTQLQNILNQLISDKKSNPTLSSENVLYLAKWITDNEI; from the coding sequence ATGCATATATCTAAATCTGCGCAAAGCATCGAGTTTTTATCAGCACAGTTCCCCCGTGCCGCTTTTTCTTTGTATAGGTCAGAACCAGAAAATTACATTAGCTGTTTTGTTTGTTGGATCAAAGACGAAGCCGACCTGCTGTTCTTATGGAAAAAAGTAGCCAGCGTCATCGCTTACGAATATCAGAGCGAACTGGAGAGTAAATTTGATGCATGGAATATATACCTTGCATTTGTAACCCCATCCAGCATTGCTAAAACTACAAAATATGAGATTGAGAATGACAAATTCTCTATGCGGAAGCTTGTAGTTTCAGAAGCCCAAAGTACTTTCGACCCTGAAACGCATTTAAATAATGAGATTTTAGGTTCTGATTTAAAGCTCAGCCCCGTATTCTCATATTCTCCTCGAATAGATGAAGCGGAAGTAACCCAGTTACAAAATATTTTAAATCAGCTGATATCAGATAAGAAGTCAAACCCAACCCTTTCTTCGGAAAACGTTCTCTATTTGGCAAAGTGGATTACCGACAATGAAATTTAA
- a CDS encoding AAA family ATPase, whose translation MKFKSVDIVGFRAYAEEGDGTFDFTNADGKVSNFISLYAPNGFGKSSFYDAMEWAITNNIGRYIRDSQRTSNDSASLYLNTSESSQRILKNRYIDEKAPSYVKVRTTGNKDFDRTVRRPAVGQRDYTYDPARTDKTTKHLADIFLSQDAIDAFLKEERPEQRYDRFMGAFGGNDEKYRNSLFTSIRSCSRELRLLSDTISSLEENLLEPTLEFSVDEVNKAIAEINLGGGSFPQIGSSFSELEQTTLLSLFSKRVIELNTELTSVAQQSQAVEYCVGSLPQLTQYRDHRTKLKSDLTKIHANRDDISSLSKALDTKSNLEQRLRSLVDETQLISLILSNQQQLTQIIENIADYKEKISTIDRELIDRNISNNTSTQAVESLRSERINNDTQLASLFDEFSKIEVQFAEIDLQEKFILALNSKITESERRTTTAHALKKSLQEELSKYSSLTVGKSVISDDAQALLKPDPAFLINYHQHLEQKDDVQEQIRTLDANAKDLSGQSADLFSLMSMAKTLLSKTLSDACPVCNAQYESHTALLEKIQSNGSIEAALHSLLKSRADLEKRLFQIDDFLERGHNYLTSLKSNAVANISERLSNADAEVARLDHGLEDIRNEQAVKSENLHRLRAGARNLSKEEYITYINNAVSSIRASIVKIDKSLEEVLASNKIAFENTGNIASNRAEILAKLEANENDDTYNLYKDLKAKYILQDGNIADIFLPIHNDLTEAQSTLHKEITATSDTVTQLRNTLAKSEEYSSEPPLLEKLVSLTEELRQVEDAATRIEALLSPFVNDFSAPTESLHKELQITKADLDKKTSNASASLMLTNIIEAQIENVLPFFKYRELRTKIESDRDTKNQIETLSILLDRELKKVEGKLKERIDKFFYTDLITSIYRKIDPHPFFKIVRFECMFPNEDKPRLEVYLYEDELSQPISPALYFSSAQLNILSLSIFLAKALHIEHDGDPVRAILIDDPIHSMDSINVLSVIDLLRNISINFDRQIILSTHDENFYELLKLKVPEEQFGSKFIKFKSFGVVHADGNSD comes from the coding sequence ATGAAATTTAAATCTGTGGATATTGTAGGTTTTCGTGCATACGCTGAGGAAGGAGATGGGACATTCGACTTTACGAACGCAGATGGCAAAGTCTCGAATTTTATTTCCCTATATGCTCCAAACGGGTTTGGGAAAAGCTCTTTTTACGACGCCATGGAATGGGCAATAACTAATAATATCGGTCGCTATATCCGAGATAGCCAGCGCACAAGTAATGATTCGGCATCACTCTACTTAAATACGAGCGAGTCATCCCAAAGAATACTCAAAAATCGGTATATTGATGAGAAAGCTCCATCGTACGTAAAGGTACGCACAACTGGAAACAAAGACTTTGATCGTACGGTCAGGCGTCCTGCCGTGGGACAGCGCGACTACACATATGACCCAGCGCGAACAGACAAAACGACTAAACATTTAGCAGACATTTTCTTATCACAAGATGCAATTGATGCCTTCTTAAAAGAAGAACGTCCGGAGCAACGTTATGATCGCTTCATGGGAGCCTTTGGAGGGAATGACGAAAAGTATCGCAACAGTCTATTTACATCAATTAGGTCCTGTAGCCGAGAGCTAAGACTGCTCAGCGATACAATATCATCCCTTGAAGAAAATTTACTCGAGCCGACTTTGGAATTTAGCGTCGACGAAGTCAACAAGGCTATAGCCGAAATAAACCTCGGTGGCGGCAGCTTTCCTCAAATTGGAAGTTCGTTCTCAGAACTGGAGCAAACTACATTACTATCACTGTTCTCGAAACGCGTAATAGAATTAAATACGGAGTTAACGTCTGTAGCTCAGCAGAGTCAGGCGGTTGAATACTGCGTGGGAAGTCTGCCTCAACTTACACAATATCGTGATCACCGTACCAAACTCAAATCTGACCTCACAAAAATCCATGCAAACCGAGATGACATTAGCTCTCTCTCTAAAGCGCTAGATACCAAAAGTAATTTAGAACAACGGCTTCGAAGCCTTGTTGATGAAACTCAGCTAATTTCGCTTATCCTGTCCAATCAGCAACAACTCACCCAGATCATTGAAAACATTGCCGACTATAAAGAGAAGATTTCTACAATAGACAGAGAACTCATCGACAGAAATATTTCTAATAATACGAGCACCCAGGCAGTGGAGTCGTTACGCAGTGAGCGAATCAATAATGACACACAACTGGCGTCTTTATTTGACGAATTTTCCAAAATCGAAGTTCAGTTCGCAGAAATTGATTTACAAGAAAAATTCATCCTTGCTCTCAATTCTAAGATCACCGAGTCAGAGAGGCGAACTACCACTGCGCACGCTCTAAAAAAATCACTACAGGAAGAACTCTCGAAGTATTCAAGCCTCACCGTGGGAAAATCGGTAATTTCCGACGATGCTCAAGCCCTGCTTAAGCCAGACCCCGCTTTTTTAATAAATTATCATCAGCACTTAGAGCAGAAGGACGACGTCCAGGAGCAAATCAGAACACTAGACGCGAACGCCAAAGACTTGAGCGGGCAATCCGCTGATCTTTTTTCTCTAATGAGCATGGCCAAAACCCTCTTATCAAAAACTCTATCTGATGCATGCCCGGTCTGTAACGCGCAATATGAATCACACACAGCTCTTTTGGAAAAAATCCAATCGAACGGAAGCATCGAAGCCGCGCTTCACTCGCTCTTAAAAAGCAGAGCTGACCTTGAGAAAAGACTTTTTCAGATTGACGATTTTCTTGAACGCGGGCACAACTATCTAACCTCTCTGAAATCAAATGCGGTCGCAAATATCAGCGAGCGGCTATCAAATGCGGATGCTGAGGTCGCCCGCCTAGATCATGGGTTGGAAGACATAAGGAATGAGCAGGCAGTTAAATCCGAAAACTTGCATAGACTCAGAGCAGGCGCTCGAAATCTCAGCAAGGAGGAGTACATCACTTATATAAACAATGCTGTATCCAGTATTAGAGCGTCTATCGTTAAAATAGACAAAAGCCTTGAAGAGGTTCTCGCCTCAAACAAAATAGCCTTTGAAAATACCGGTAACATAGCTTCAAACAGGGCTGAGATTCTGGCCAAACTGGAGGCCAACGAAAACGATGACACATACAACTTATACAAAGACCTGAAAGCAAAGTACATACTTCAGGACGGAAATATTGCTGACATCTTTTTACCAATTCACAACGATCTAACTGAAGCTCAAAGCACCCTACACAAAGAAATCACCGCAACATCCGACACAGTTACACAGCTTCGAAATACTCTGGCTAAGTCAGAGGAATATTCATCTGAGCCTCCGCTTCTAGAAAAATTAGTTTCGCTGACTGAAGAGTTACGTCAGGTTGAAGATGCAGCGACGCGAATAGAGGCGCTCCTTAGCCCTTTTGTTAATGACTTCAGCGCACCTACTGAATCACTACACAAAGAATTGCAGATCACAAAAGCTGATCTGGATAAAAAAACATCTAACGCTTCGGCCTCATTGATGCTCACTAACATTATTGAAGCTCAAATCGAGAATGTCTTACCTTTCTTTAAATATAGAGAGCTGAGGACTAAGATTGAGTCAGACAGGGACACAAAAAACCAAATCGAGACTCTATCTATCTTGCTGGATCGTGAACTGAAAAAAGTTGAGGGCAAACTGAAGGAGCGTATCGACAAATTTTTTTACACCGACCTAATCACATCTATATATAGAAAAATAGACCCTCATCCATTTTTCAAAATCGTAAGATTTGAATGCATGTTTCCAAATGAAGATAAACCTAGACTAGAGGTATATCTTTATGAAGATGAGCTGAGCCAGCCAATCTCCCCAGCGCTTTACTTCAGCTCCGCACAGTTAAACATACTTAGCCTCAGCATTTTTCTCGCAAAAGCGCTGCATATTGAGCATGACGGTGATCCGGTAAGGGCGATACTAATTGACGACCCCATTCATTCAATGGACTCGATCAACGTCCTTTCGGTCATAGACTTATTAAGAAACATATCCATTAACTTTGATCGACAAATAATCCTCTCGACACATGATGAAAACTTCTACGAACTTCTTAAACTCAAGGTACCAGAAGAACAATTTGGATCAAAATTCATAAAGTTTAAGTCGTTCGGAGTTGTGCATGCCGATGGTAATAGCGATTAA
- a CDS encoding helix-turn-helix domain-containing protein, translating into MNIDEAFGAVLRELREHQGLTQDAFGTAASRQYIHRLEKGEHSPTLDRVEQIAQVLGVDAVVLILWAYDKVSEKPVGHTAKRATQALAKLIDDL; encoded by the coding sequence TTGAATATTGATGAGGCTTTCGGAGCAGTGCTTCGGGAGCTTAGAGAGCACCAAGGCCTAACCCAAGATGCTTTCGGGACTGCCGCGTCGCGCCAGTACATTCACCGCTTAGAGAAGGGGGAGCACTCGCCTACGCTCGATAGGGTTGAGCAGATTGCCCAAGTGCTGGGGGTTGATGCTGTGGTGCTGATTCTGTGGGCGTACGACAAGGTTAGCGAAAAGCCGGTAGGACACACTGCAAAACGAGCGACCCAAGCGCTGGCTAAGCTGATTGATGACCTGTGA